A stretch of DNA from Mus musculus strain C57BL/6J chromosome 6, GRCm38.p6 C57BL/6J:
TGCTTTGATGGTGAGGACTCTGGGGGTCAGTAAGTAGAAGACGGGGGTTGATGGCGGGAAGCTTCTACTCAGAAAAAGAACATCTAGTTGAGTGCTCTTCCTTCTCTGGACCCCAGCTTCCAGTCTTGAGAAAACAGACTGCTTCTCTAATGGTTGGCTACCTCTGGGACTCAGATAGGATGAACTCATCCTTAAGGTGGCACTGACGGTGTTCCCCACCAAGTACAGACTACTCTGCTTATCTCTATCCTTTGCCCTTGGCAAATGAAGGCTGTAAGAAGTGGCTTTAAAAGCCACAAGACAAGCAGAGGTGACATACATCCTTCAATAAAGGGCAGGCCTGAGTTCAggctccagaacccatgtaacaCACCCCATGTGGTGGTGGTGTAGAGCTTGCAgtttcagtgctggggaggcagacactGGCAGACCCCTACAGCTCGCTGGCCAGCCCACAGAGTGCCCTGCATAAGCTCCagcccagtgagagaccctttgCAAAAACAAGATGGgtcaagagtactggctgctcttccagagattcggttctcagcatccacatgatggctcacaactgtctataactccagttccaaggaatctgacaccctctcctggcctccccgGGAACTGCGTGAATTtcatacacagacatacttgcaggcaaGCCGCATgcctgaaataaaaacaaatacactcttaaaaaccaatccaaaccaaagaaaaaagcCAAGATGGATGGGGGATCCAAGGTTGTATTCAGGcctacacatgcgcacacacacacacacacacacacacacacacacacacacacacactcattcctaTTCCTATACACGGAAATAACCACATAACCACTTGAGAGATGCTGGTGAGCTAGAAGGTATGGATGGTGAGGAGAGGCTACTTGATCTCTGAGCTTGACCCCACCCAGACTAAGTGAACTAAAGGAAATTGCTATTTCTAAGCTGGGCcgaggtgtggtggcgcacacctttaatcccagcacttgggaggcagaggcagttagatttctaagtttgaggccagcctggcctctttcttgctatttctttttcttttcttttctcttagccACCCTCAGCCCCATTTCTCTCTgtgttacatgtgtatatgtgagtatgggCCTGCCCATGCTGCAGccacatgtggagggcagaggactctctccttccatcatggctGCCGGGCATCAGTCTAGGTATTAGGTCTTGGCCGCATTATGTGCTGAGCTAGCGAGCTGGCTGcaatcattttctttctgtttctgtaataaaataccctgacTAAAGAAACGTGGCATAGAAAGTTTAACTCCTAGTTCCAGGTTACAGTCAGCCATCGCAAGGTCCCAGGCAGGTGTTGGTGGTGTatatctttaatcacagcacttgagaggcaaagtcCAGCCTGGTTCACAGAGCGAATTCCAGGATGATCAGGactacatacacagagaaagcttgtctaaaaaacaaatgaataaataatctttgttaaaaaaacaaaaaggcagcagggcggtggtggcacatgcctttaatcccagcacttgggaggcagaggcagatggatttctgaattcgaggccagcctggtctacagagtgagttccaggacagccagggctacaaagagaaaccctgtctcaaaaaacaaacaaacaaaaaagggcagGGTCCCACTGTACTGCTgagttcaggctgaccttgaactcgaggtcgtccttcctcagcctcccaactgctgtagttacaggcaagcaccaccacacccatttTGAATCTTGTTCTCTAAGTGTCTTCTGAGTCAGTTCCTTCATTCCTCTAAGGTGGGGTTAATGCATTCCACAGGTGACAGCACTGAAACACAGGAGTGACAGACCCCACAAATACCCACAGACCTCAGCTCACCAAGACACAATACAAATTGCCAGCACACAGCCTTTTCctgtcaatttatttatttatttatttatttatttatttattatttattatttaaagacagggtttctctgtgtagctctggatgtcctggaactcactctgttgaccaggccagcctgatcctcAGAGCCacaccttcctcttccttccaagtggcaggatcataggtgtgtgccatcacaccccaTATGACACAGCCTTTCTTGACACAAAGAGATGATGGCGCAGTGTGGTATACTGTagtctagcacttggaaggctaaaGCAGGAATATcatgagttagaggctagcctgggctacctagtgagtttgaggcttccatggcctacatagcaagagcctgtctctaaaaataaagaacagagcCTGGCTAATAATCAAACTGTGTCCGAGAGTTGTAAAAAGGAGGAAGGATGGAAAGGTTAGGTCTGTGGAGAACCTTTGTCCATACTGTGTGCTCATTGGTCAGAGTCACTGTCcttcctttgggaaaaatcactGATGGTCTCAGAACGAGGCATTGTGGTGTGCAGCTTACTCACTGCCTTGGGATCCCAAGCCAAGTGGAGGTTGGAAAGATGGGCTGCAatcatttcctttctgtttctgtaataaaataccctgaccaaaGAAACTTGGCATAGAAAGTTTAACTCCTAGTTCCAGGTTACAGTCAGCCATCGCAAGGTCCCAGCGTTCATCTGCTCACCCCACATATGCTCTGGAGCACATGACTTCTCATGAGGTGTTCAGGGATGGGATTGTCCAGAGGACACCATGGACACCTCCTCTCCTTTCTATGCAGCAGGGCAGGGAGAAGCTTCCCCCCCCAGCCTCCCTGTTTccatctcctccccttctctccagtCCCGCATGGTTCGAAATGAGACCCCCTACCTCATCTGGACCACTCGGCGGGATGTGCTGGATTGTCGCTTCCTTTCCAAGGATCAGATGATAAACCATTATGCCCGTGCAGGCTCCTTCACCACAAAGGTAGGCATCCCAGGGAGTCCAGGGGAAGCCCCGGCTCCTGCTGGACTTGTCAGTCGGAGAAGACTCTTCAGAGAGAACGCAGATGTTCTTAGGTTCACGTCTAGTTCTCAGACTCCATCTGACACATGTTGCCATGACTGTGTGCTCATTTCCCATGGAATCTGTCAGGAACAAAGGGGGCCTGGCTTTCTGGACAGAGCACATCTGTCTGCTGGCTTTATTGAGTTTTCCTGGGGTTTCTTAGTTAGCAGCTCCACCTCTCCAAGCCTCCACTTCCTCATGtgagagttccagcacagcctggTGTCTAAGGTTGTGCTAAGGAGGAAAGCATTCCCCAGCATTTCCTgtgtcagcagttctcaaccttggAGTAGCATCCTGTGCATTAGGTCTTCACATTccgactcataacagtagcaaattacagttaggaagtggCAATGAACATGATTTTTATGTTAGGGGTCCACCACGACACCAACTGTATATAAAAGGCTGacgtgttaggaaggttgagagccactgaactATAAAGGCTTCCTGGGTAGCCTGGATGGGAAAGAGTGGGTAGAGGGACCAGGGGCCATCCCAGCTGGGCAAACCTGGCAATGGAAATCAAGTCAGGCCTAGCAAGTGGGTTCTTCCGTTTCCCTGAGTGTCTGGACACTCTGTGGGTCTCCCCCGGTGCTTCAGCAGCTGTCTCCATAGGTGGGCCTTTGTCTCAACCTCCGGAATCTGCCGTGGTTTGATGAGGCCGATGCTGACTCTTTCTTCCCACGATGCTACCGATTGGGGGCAGAGGATGACAAGAAAGCCTTCATAGGTAAGGGGACTCCAATCCCAGGCCTGGCTCCCTCATGCTGTCTGTCCCACAGGGGAAAAGAGCAAGCCTCCCCTTGTGGcctctgtaaccccagccctTTCCTCCTACCAATGGGTCTTCCATTCATAAGCCAACCTTGGCATTCAGAGAAGCCTAGGGAGCCAGGCTTGTACCCTGTAGCGGGTTCTagaggtgggtgggttggttctGTCTGGAGTCTAGATAAGTTGCTGGCTGGACCAGGTTCTACAAAAGGCAATGGGTCTCTAAGGCAAAGTAAGTTCCTGTTTCAACATGGGTTCTGAGTTCAGAATTTGGATCCAGATCAGATGACAGCTTTTAAATCATGTCCCAAACCTGAGATGGAATTTAGGCCATGGTCTGATTCTCAGGTTAGAATAAGTATCAGAAATGGACAAAGAGGGCCATGTGTGGTAGTGATACCTGTAATCCCCACAGTGGGGAGAAGCAGAGGTCACAAATCAGCTTTGAGATCAGCTtgtcttcatagtgagttccaaggcagcttGAAACTGCAAGACCCTGTCAaattaaatcaaatttaaaaagaaaagaagaaatgaaactgGTCCAGGCCACTGCTAAAGGCAGGCTGGTCACATTGTGGGTCTGATGTTTAATAGACAGGATAGGAGTCAGGTGCTAGAGTGAGACAGGTAGATGAGGTTCTGGATCCAAATGGGGCAAGTCATGGTGAGGTTCCAGAACCAGGAGAGGCCTGGAGCCTGGGGGCTGAGCAGGGTATCCCTGCCTGGGAGCagaggacttctggctgacagcTGCCCGCAACGTCCTCAAGCTGGTGGTGAAGTTGGAAGAGAAGTCACAGTCCATCTCCATCCAGGCAAGAGA
This window harbors:
- the Ttll3 gene encoding tubulin monoglycylase TTLL3 isoform 2 (isoform 2 is encoded by transcript variant 2) — protein: MGRLRNAKIHVERAVKQKKIFMIHGRYPVIRCLLRQRGWVEKKMVHPPGTALPAPQKDLDSSMLGDSDATEDEDEEENEMFRESQLLDLDGFLEFDDLDGIHALMSRMVRNETPYLIWTTRRDVLDCRFLSKDQMINHYARAGSFTTKVGLCLNLRNLPWFDEADADSFFPRCYRLGAEDDKKAFIGKGTPIPGLAPSCCLSHRGKEQASPCGLCNPSPFLLPMGLPFISQPWHSEKPREPGLYPVAGSRGGWVGSVWSLDKLLAGPGSTKGNGSLRQSKFLFQHGF